One region of Oreochromis aureus strain Israel breed Guangdong linkage group 19, ZZ_aureus, whole genome shotgun sequence genomic DNA includes:
- the LOC116327233 gene encoding platelet-activating factor receptor-like — translation MNETTGNTNKSTFLDSQFRYVLIPVFYIIFFILGFISNLYVLFVLRCLRQAKAMGEIRIYMTNLTIADLLFVCALPFWIDYYMREGDWVYGDFMCRVTGTFFFINTYGTILFLAAISLNRYWAVTRPLDAASSDHRIRGIIVCVFIWVFVLAMSVPYLVSPGINVHHKNNTEIHRCFEGYQNETSHEKKKVAVTHFLIIGLFFVIFLLVVMCNFLIARVLISQKPPESEIRSSAALSKKSTASSTLKRPRGVKRRALQMLWAVVGVFVLCFLPHHIVQGPWALAVLEIEDGFGHVKYSETTRQLLNDVHQITLVLMGLNCILDPVVYYFATGKFRRFITAHIKKLAKGEGCSQLATTQISIDSRIPSQRLPSEH, via the coding sequence ATGAATGAAACTACAGGGAATACCAATAAATCCACTTTCCTGGACTCTCAGTTTCGTTATGTACTCATCCCGGTTTTCtacatcatcttcttcatcctgGGCTTCATCTCTAACCTCTACGTGCTGTTTGTCCTGCGCTGCCTTCGCCAAGCCAAGGCCATGGGAGAAATCCGCATCTACATGACCAACTTGACCATCGCTGatcttctgtttgtgtgtgctctTCCCTTTTGGATTGACTACTATATGCGTGAGGGAGACTGGGTTTATGGAGATTTCATGTGCCGGGTGACAGGCACCTTCTTTTTCATCAACACCTACGGCACCATCCTCTTCCTTGCAGCCATCAGCCTCAACAGATACTGGGCGGTGACTCGGCCTCTGGACGCAGCCTCGTCGGACCACAGAATTCGTGGAATCATCGTCTGTGTTTTTATCTGGGTGTTTGTTCTGGCGATGTCTGTTCCTTATCTGGTGAGTCCAGGGATCAACGTGCACCATAAAAACAACACGGAGATCCATCGCTGTTTTGAGGGATACCAGAATGAAACTAGTCACGAGAAGAAAAAAGTGGCTGTCactcattttttaataattggATTGTTCTTTGTTATCTTTTTGCTCGTTGTGATGTGCAATTTCCTTATTGCTCGAGTCTTAATTTCTCAAAAGCCTCCTGAATCAGAAATTCGGTCCTCAGCAGCTCTTTCTAAAAAGTCCACTGCATCCTCGACTTTAAAAAGACCCAGAGGGGTGAAACGGAGGGCTCTCCAGATGTTGTGGGCAGTGGTGGGAgtgtttgttctgtgtttccTGCCACACCACATAGTTCAAGGCCCCTGGGCTCTGGCAGTGCTGGAAATCGAAGACGGCTTTGGCCACGTGAAGTACAGCGAGACCACTCGTCAGTTGCTGAATGACGTTCATCAGATCACCCTGGTTCTTATGGGCCTCAACTGCATTTTAGATCCTGTAGTTTATTATTTTGCCACAGGGAAGTTTAGAAGGTTCATCACAGCCCACATTAAAAAATTAGCAAAGGGAGAGGGATGCTCTCAACTGGCCACCACACAGATTTCCATCGACAGCAGGATTCCAAGTCAGAGACTCCCGAGCGAGCACTAG
- the LOC116327234 gene encoding uncharacterized protein LOC116327234 produces the protein MLPVLFLLFISFEGTVIAQNKTTSSPTTPMTQKETFPPLWVMATPDYPVAAGQKVSLYCSSSIISGTGTWSWERLRNQSWEKQGGNSRELILTKPEQSGEYRCCSSVVNCANQTHTVYIISTQTTVGENLGIAAFVFSFLILIIIIAAFIFFWLGFQRTSGTVTTSSTPAVKDVPGPEITSTGDLPQPDTDVYINYTNQGYADVEPSNATWEGVYSSLS, from the exons ATGCTGCCCgtcctttttctcctttttatttCGTTTGAGGGTACAG TTATAGCCCAAAACAAGACTACGAGTTCACCGACAACTCCAATGACTCAAAAAG AAACATTTCCTCCTCTATGGGTGATGGCCACGCCGGACTACCCGGTTGCAGCAGGACAAAAAGTCAGCCTATACTGTAGCAGTTCCATAATATCAGGGACTGGGACTTGGTCATGGGAACGCCTGCGAAATCAGAGCTGGGAAAAACAGGGAGGGAACAGTAGGGAACTGATCCTGACCAAGCCAGAGCAAAGTGGGGAGTACCGCTGCTGTTCTTCAGTTGTCAACTGCGCAAACCAAACCCACACAGTTTACATCATTTCAACACAAACCACGG TGGGAGAGAATTTAGGAATAGCAGCCTTcgtcttttcttttctgatcttgatcatcatcatcgctgcttttatttttttctggctGGGCTTCCAAAGGACTAGTGGAACGGTGACCACCTCCAGCACTCCAGCAGTTAAAG atGTTCCTGGACCTGAAATTACATCAAC GGGAGATCTTCCACAGCCTGACACAGACGTGTACATAAACTACACTAACCAAGGCTACGCCGATGTGGAACCCTCCAACGCGACCTGGGAGGGTGTGTACTCAAGTCTCTCGTGA